A region from the Lolium perenne isolate Kyuss_39 chromosome 4, Kyuss_2.0, whole genome shotgun sequence genome encodes:
- the LOC127295974 gene encoding uncharacterized protein isoform X2, with protein sequence MELAPLLQDLVTGDVHQVMELHLWSASRVRRNSEIRMVQVRQMRREVAQLLDGNQNKTTRIRHRSSGRTPLAHGSTGTPSTSSSYQSSTMTTTTTATRGIRARCCWGVEVE encoded by the exons ATGGAGCTCGCGCCTCTACTTCAAGACCTGGTCACGGGAGACGTGCATCAGGTCATGGAGCTCCACCTCTGGTCTGCCTCAAGGGTGAGGAGGAACAGCGAGATCCGCATGGTGCAAGTGCGCCAGATGCGCCGCGAGGTCGCGCAGCTGCTCGACGGCAACCAGAACAAGACGACGCGAATCAGG CACCGGAGTAGCGGGAGGACGCCGCTTGcgcatgggagcaccgggacgccatcaacttcaaGTTCTTATCAGAGCAGCACGATGACCACCACCACTACCGCGACCAG GGGGATCAGGGCCAGGTGTTGCTGGGGGGTGGAAGTGGAGTAG
- the LOC127295974 gene encoding uncharacterized protein isoform X1, with protein sequence MELAPLLQDLVTGDVHQVMELHLWSASRVRRNSEIRMVQVRQMRREVAQLLDGNQNKTTRIRHRSSGRTPLAHGSTGTPSTSSSYQSSTMTTTTTATRCFRGIRARCCWGVEVE encoded by the exons ATGGAGCTCGCGCCTCTACTTCAAGACCTGGTCACGGGAGACGTGCATCAGGTCATGGAGCTCCACCTCTGGTCTGCCTCAAGGGTGAGGAGGAACAGCGAGATCCGCATGGTGCAAGTGCGCCAGATGCGCCGCGAGGTCGCGCAGCTGCTCGACGGCAACCAGAACAAGACGACGCGAATCAGG CACCGGAGTAGCGGGAGGACGCCGCTTGcgcatgggagcaccgggacgccatcaacttcaaGTTCTTATCAGAGCAGCACGATGACCACCACCACTACCGCGACCAG GTGCTTCAGGGGGATCAGGGCCAGGTGTTGCTGGGGGGTGGAAGTGGAGTAG